Sequence from the bacterium genome:
GACATTTTATTTTTTCGTTCACCAAAATTTTTAGAAGAAATAGGACATTTTTCTTTATCTAAGGGAAAAAAAGTAATGAGGGTTTCTGACATATTTTTTGCTTTAAATCCACCAAAGAATATTCCTTCCGATATTTATATAATTACATCTTCAACAATGGTTAAATCATTACTCCAGCAGAAATTTCCTGATAAAAGAATTTTTCTTGTAGTTAATGGGGTTAATCTTAATTTTTTTGGTTTTCCAGAAAGAAAACCAATTTTTAATGGAAGAATAGGGATGGTTTATTATTCAGGAAAAAACCCCGAACATAAAGGAATGGAAGATGGTTTCTGGGTTATGAACATGTTAAAAGAGAAATATCCTTCATTAGAATTTTATCTATTGGGCTGGGAAAAAGAGAAAAAAATTCCCCCATTTGTAAAATTTACAGAAGGATTAACTTCAGAAAAAGTAAGAGAATTTTATAGACAAATTGATATTCTTATTTACCCAAGTAAATTAGATGCATGCCCAAATCCACCTATGGAAGGTATGGCAAGTAAATGTGCAGTAATTACCACAAATGTAGGAGGAATTGCAGATTTTGTTATTCCTGGCGTAACAGCCCTTGTGAATGAACCAGGGGAAAAAGCAGAAATGCTTAAAAACGCTATTGCCTTAATTGAAAATAAAAAACTCTGGGAAAAAATTTCAAATGCTGGATATGAAAAAATAAAAGAATTTAGTTATGAAAAACAAGGGCAGAAATTGGAAAATGTATTTTTACAGATTTTAAATGACAAAAATTAACTTTATAAAGAGAAAAAATGAATATAGGAATGATTTTAGAAGATGAGTTTCCACCTGATATTAGAGTTGAAAAAGAAGCACAAGTTTTATTATCTCAACATTTTAATCTCCATTTACTTTCAGCAGTAAAAAAACAGGAAGAAAAAAGAAAAGAATATAAAGGAATATTAGTTGAACAAAAGCCTATTATATATCCTAATGTATATCATCACCTTTTGGATAAATTAAATTTTCTTAGAGGGAAAGAGACGTTATTTCATAAACAAATAGAACAATTTGTAAAAAGAAACAAAATTGAAATAATACATGCTCATGATTTGCCAGTTGCTTTTGTTTCACTAAAGATAGCCAAAAAACTTGGTATTCCTATAATCGCTGATCTACATGAAAATTATCCATATTATAAATTGATAAAAAAAAGAAAAAATACAAAAAGATTCAGATATTGGTTGAATATAGAAAAAAAAGTTGTAAAGGAATCTAATTTTATTATAACCACCTGTGAAGAAATGAGAGAAAGAATTTTATCAGAACATTGCATACCATCAGAAAAAATTTATGTTGTTCCTAATTATTATGGAGGAGAATTTGAAAATATTGTTGTTGATAAAAGTATATTAGAAAAATACTCACAAAAATTTATGATTCTATATAGTGGAGTTGTATCTTTACATAAAGGGATAGAGACATTGATAAAATCAATGGAGTATCTTAAAAATTACCCTGAAATTGTATTATGCATTGTTGGAGTTAAAAAGAACAAAGAGGAATTCGAAAAATTAGCAAAAACGTTGCATGTTGAGGAAAAAATTGAATTTATAAAATGGCAACCAATAGAAAAAACCTACTCTTTTTATTTAGCCAGTTCTGTTTGTTCTGTACCTTTTGAAAAAAATGTACAAACTGATTGTTCATCTCCTCACAAACTATTTCAGTATATGCAATGTAAAAAGCCTGTTTTAGTTAGTAATTGTAATTCTCTTATAAGAATAGTTGAAAAATCCAATTGTGGCTTTGTCTTTGAATGCGGGCATCCAAAAGATTTAGCAGATAAAATTTTAATTTTATATAAAAATAAAAAGTTGAGAATTGAAATGGGAGAAAATAGTGCGAGATCTGTTAAAAATAACTATAATTTTGAAATAGCAGGTAGCCAATTATCACTTCTTTATAATAATTTAACAAAATGGTTCAAAAAATGAAAAAAGTCCTGATTATTACATATCATTTTCCACCATCAAAAAAAGTAGGTGTATTAAGAATAAAGGGATTAGCAAAGTACTTACCTGAATTTGGTTGGGAACCAGTTTTTGTTATTCCTCTTTTACAACAGGAACCAGAAATTAATTCTCAAATTATAGAAACTCATCCGCCATATCAAAAGTTTTTTAAGTATTATTTTTCAAAGGCAAAAAAAAGAATAAAAAAAATTTCTTTACCTCTTCCCCCATTTCATAAAAGAGTGAAAAGTTTTTTCCGCGGGATGATTGATATTCCTGATAATAGAATTGGATGGTTGCCATTTGCCTATGAGGCAGGAAAAAATTTAATAGAAAAAGAAAAAATAAATCATATGATAAGTATTCTTGGACCTGCTACCTGTCATTTAGTAGGTAGTAATTTAAAAAAGAGATATAAAAATATCTTCTGGATAGCAGATTTCAGAGACCCCTGGACACTTTACAAAAATAATACCCTGATAAATAAATATAAAAGAAATCTTGAAATAGAAACTTTAAAGGAAGCAGATGCAATTACAATTGTTACAAGAAAATTGGCTTATGATATGAAAAAAATTCACAAAAATAAAGATATCTATTTTATCCCTAATGGCTTTGACCCTGAAGAAATTGATTTGCAACCACAAAAATTAACTGAAAATTTTACCATAACACATACTGGTTCCCTTTTTATAAATAAAAGGAGCCCAGAACTATTATTTAAAGCACTTTCCGAACTAATAAAAGAACAAAAAATAAAGGCAAATGATATTTCTATAAGATTTTTTGGTAAAAATCAAAATTGGGTATTGCCTCTGGCAGAAAAATATGGATTAAAAGATGTTGTTAAGTATTATGGAGAAAGAGAAAGAAAAGAGTGTTTAAAAAAACAAAGAGAAAGTCAACTTTTACTTATTATACAGGTAGAAGGAAAAGGAGAAGAAGGATGTTTAACTGGCAAAATTTTTGAGTATCTTACAAGTTTTAGACCAATTCTTTCAATTGGAGACAAAGATAATGAAGTATCTAATCTCCTTAAAGAAACAGATTCAGGTATTCACTGCACAACAGTTTGTGAACTGAAAGAAACAGTACTAAAATATTATAGGGAATGGGAAGAAAAAGGATATATTGGTTACTCAGGGATAAAAGAAGAAATTATGAAATATAGTCATAGAGAAATGGCTAAAAAATTTGCTGATATTTTAAATAAAAATAATTAGATGAATAATATAAAAGATATTCGCCATAGAATTGAAAGATTTTTTAAACAATTAGTTGGGCTGGAAGTATGGAGTAAAATAGAAGTTTTTTGCCCATATGAAATGATAGGTAATTATTGTGTATCCTTTTTAGATAAAATTAATAGTGATTCAATAATTTATTCACTTGGAGTTGGTAGAGATATATCCTTTGATTTAGATTTAATAAATAAAAAGGGAGTTATTGTTCATGCCTTTGACCCAACTCCTATAGCAAAAAATTGGATACAATCAAAAAATCTTCCAAAAAATTTCAAATTTTATCCTTATGGAATAGCTAATTTTAATGGATCCGCTGAATTTCATATTCCCTCTAATCCCAAAAGCACTTCATACTCTCTTTTAGATTCTGGGAAAACATTGGGTACAGTAAAATATCCTGTGAAAAGATTAAAAGAGGTAATGAAAGAATTAGGACATACTAAAATAGATATTTTGAAAATAGATATAGAAGGTGGAGAATATATGGTTATTGAAGACATAATAAATTCAGAGATTAAGGTTATTCAATTACTTGTAGAATTCCACCATAGATACAAAAAAATTGGACTTTATAAAACTAAACAAACAATAAAACAATTAAGAGAAAACGGATACAAAATTTTTTATATTTCTCCTGATGGAGAAGAATATTCTTTTATTAAATATAATGAAATTTTCAATAAATAAAAAAGCAACACTATGTTTAACATTAAACGATTTTCATCCTAATCAGGATGATATTGATAGGTTTATTAAGAAAAATAAAAAACTCTCATTTGAGGGATTAAAATTTTTTCCTATAAGTAAATTTTATTTTCAATCACATAAAAGAAAAAGTTATCAATATTATTTTATTTTTAAAAAAATAAACAAAATACGAATGGCATATGCACAATGGAAAGGGACAGAAATTCCAAAAGGAAGTTTTAAATATCTAATAAGAGTTGATGATTTTCCTCACTGGGAAAAAAATTATAAGGAATTTTTAAAGTTTGCTGAGTTATTCAGTAAATATAATATACCATTTTTATTGGGAGTAACTCCTTTTCTCTCATTAAATCCAAAGTCAATTTACAATACTAAATTTAAGTTTCTTGATGATAATGAAGTAAAAATTTTAAAAGAATTTTCAAATATAGAAATATCTTTGCATGGATTAACCCATCAGTCAGTCAATAAAAAAAGAACAACTGAATTTATTGGATTAACTGATGGAGAAGTAGAAGAAAAATTAACATTAGGAATAAAACTATTAGAAGAAAAACAAATATTTCCTATTGCTTTTATTCCTCCTTTTGATAAAATTGACAAAAATAATTTTGAGATAATTAAAAAACACTTCAAAATTATCTGTGGTGGATTTGACACTGCTAAATATGTGGGATATTTAATTACCCCATGTATTGTTGACAATAAAACTGCATTTGTTCCCTCTTATTTTCCATTATCAGGTAATATAAACGAAATACATAATTTCCTTTTAGATATAGAAGAAGAAAATATCATTGTTCCAATAACTATCCATTGGACATATGAGGTAAATAATCTTGAAAGAGTTGAAAATTTCTTAAAATTTATAGAGAAAAAAGTTATTTCTTGGAAGGATTTTTTAAGTACTACTGAAAACCTGTAATTTCTTCTTATTTTTTTCTTATATCCCCATTAATAACTTCATTATATATTTCAATTAGTTTTTTTGTAACAACATCTATTGCATGATATTTTTCAAAATACTCTCTACTTTTTTTACCAATTTCATGTCTTAACTTACCATCTTTTATCAATTTCTCTAATTGGACATAAAGATTATCAATAGAAGCAGAAACTATAGGCAATTCCTCAGGATAAAACTTTCTGTAATTCTCATTTATATAACAAATTACTGGTTTACCACATCCCATTGCCTCTATAGAAAAAATTCCATAAGTCCCAATTAAAATTTGGTCAATTACTATATCAGCATTTAAAACCTCATTTAATATTTGTTCATTCGGAATATTTTCAAGAATTTTGAATGTAAATTTATATTTTTTTTCCAGCTCTTTAATTACTTCAATAATTTTTTCTGTTCCTTTAAATTCCCTATTTGAAGGGGCATGAATAATAACTGGCTCTTTTTTTTCTAAAGAAGGAAATCTAAAAATAGAAATATCAGAAATTTGTGGAAGAAAAAAGATTTTTTTAAAATAATCTTTTATATAATAAAAAAGTTCTCCATCACTAACTATAGCAGCATCAACAAATTTACTGATTTTTTTTATTTTTTCCAATCTTTTTTTCTCTTTTTTAGGATTTGACTTAATTTCTGACAAAAATGGATTTATT
This genomic interval carries:
- a CDS encoding DUF2334 domain-containing protein; protein product: MKFSINKKATLCLTLNDFHPNQDDIDRFIKKNKKLSFEGLKFFPISKFYFQSHKRKSYQYYFIFKKINKIRMAYAQWKGTEIPKGSFKYLIRVDDFPHWEKNYKEFLKFAELFSKYNIPFLLGVTPFLSLNPKSIYNTKFKFLDDNEVKILKEFSNIEISLHGLTHQSVNKKRTTEFIGLTDGEVEEKLTLGIKLLEEKQIFPIAFIPPFDKIDKNNFEIIKKHFKIICGGFDTAKYVGYLITPCIVDNKTAFVPSYFPLSGNINEIHNFLLDIEEENIIVPITIHWTYEVNNLERVENFLKFIEKKVISWKDFLSTTENL
- a CDS encoding glycosyltransferase, whose product is MNILHLPSNISNQPYLFVKGLRQQRINADYLFFKKKKFYEQKGIFDGKNRIPRYFILMKNFWHAIFNYDIFHFHFNTSFFKNNADLYILKKLNKKIIMQFWGSDIRIYSIGMKINPFLSEIKSNPKKEKKRLEKIKKISKFVDAAIVSDGELFYYIKDYFKKIFFLPQISDISIFRFPSLEKKEPVIIHAPSNREFKGTEKIIEVIKELEKKYKFTFKILENIPNEQILNEVLNADIVIDQILIGTYGIFSIEAMGCGKPVICYINENYRKFYPEELPIVSASIDNLYVQLEKLIKDGKLRHEIGKKSREYFEKYHAIDVVTKKLIEIYNEVINGDIRKK
- a CDS encoding glycosyltransferase family 4 protein — encoded protein: MIKINIILNIGKKPSGAGRPIIEFSNQLYKNNSVVIYKPFNPEYKKGVEYKFREIIGYILKGREYKQKWIECKPKVFIIPKCKEKFIRDADILFFRSPKFLEEIGHFSLSKGKKVMRVSDIFFALNPPKNIPSDIYIITSSTMVKSLLQQKFPDKRIFLVVNGVNLNFFGFPERKPIFNGRIGMVYYSGKNPEHKGMEDGFWVMNMLKEKYPSLEFYLLGWEKEKKIPPFVKFTEGLTSEKVREFYRQIDILIYPSKLDACPNPPMEGMASKCAVITTNVGGIADFVIPGVTALVNEPGEKAEMLKNAIALIENKKLWEKISNAGYEKIKEFSYEKQGQKLENVFLQILNDKN
- a CDS encoding FkbM family methyltransferase, whose protein sequence is MNNIKDIRHRIERFFKQLVGLEVWSKIEVFCPYEMIGNYCVSFLDKINSDSIIYSLGVGRDISFDLDLINKKGVIVHAFDPTPIAKNWIQSKNLPKNFKFYPYGIANFNGSAEFHIPSNPKSTSYSLLDSGKTLGTVKYPVKRLKEVMKELGHTKIDILKIDIEGGEYMVIEDIINSEIKVIQLLVEFHHRYKKIGLYKTKQTIKQLRENGYKIFYISPDGEEYSFIKYNEIFNK
- a CDS encoding glycosyltransferase family 4 protein; this translates as MNIGMILEDEFPPDIRVEKEAQVLLSQHFNLHLLSAVKKQEEKRKEYKGILVEQKPIIYPNVYHHLLDKLNFLRGKETLFHKQIEQFVKRNKIEIIHAHDLPVAFVSLKIAKKLGIPIIADLHENYPYYKLIKKRKNTKRFRYWLNIEKKVVKESNFIITTCEEMRERILSEHCIPSEKIYVVPNYYGGEFENIVVDKSILEKYSQKFMILYSGVVSLHKGIETLIKSMEYLKNYPEIVLCIVGVKKNKEEFEKLAKTLHVEEKIEFIKWQPIEKTYSFYLASSVCSVPFEKNVQTDCSSPHKLFQYMQCKKPVLVSNCNSLIRIVEKSNCGFVFECGHPKDLADKILILYKNKKLRIEMGENSARSVKNNYNFEIAGSQLSLLYNNLTKWFKK